In Flavobacterium sp. CS20, a single window of DNA contains:
- a CDS encoding prolyl oligopeptidase family protein, whose protein sequence is MKTPYYLIILSLIACNNSNQNTPNQQETSMTYPKTKTVDTVDTYFGTEVKDPYRWLEDDRSSETEAWVKAQNKVTQAYLDKIPYRDQLIKRLTEIWNYEKIGAPFFEGNYVYFSKNDGLQNQSVLYRYKIGKTEAEAEIFLNPNTFSDDGTTSLSSLSFSENGKISAHSISEGGSDWRKIIVMNTETKEVIDDTIVDVKFSGISWKANEGFYYSSYDKPKGSELSAKTDQHKLYYHKLGTHQSEDQLIFGGTLKEKHRYVSGNVTDDNKYLYISARKSTSGNQLFVKDLTQPDAQPIPVMDNYDSDVDILDNQDDQIIMYTNYNAPNGRIVKADFPNLSPENWTDLIPETEHVLSPSTGGGYIFAEYMVDAISQIKQYDKSGKLIREVKLPGIGTISGFGAKKEEKELYYRFTNYVTPGSIYKYDIENGISELYRKSAIDFDTENYESQQVFYTSKDGTKIPMIITHKKGLELNGQNPTILYGYGGFNISLTPSFSTANTIWLEQGGIYAVANLRGGGEYGKAWHKAGTKMQKQNVFDDFIAAGEYLIENNYTSSNYLAIRGGSNGGLLVGATMTQRPDLMKVALPAVGVLDMLRYHTFTSGAGWAYDYGTSEDSREMFEYLYNYSPVHNVKKGIAYPATLITTGDHDDRVVPAHSFKFVAELQAKQAGNNPVLIRIETDAGHGAGKPTSMVIEEIVDIFAFTLFNMKFEELPYTYPAKTNL, encoded by the coding sequence ATGAAAACGCCGTATTATCTAATTATTCTAAGTTTGATAGCTTGCAACAATTCCAATCAAAATACACCTAACCAACAAGAGACCTCAATGACCTATCCCAAAACCAAAACCGTCGATACCGTTGACACCTACTTTGGCACTGAGGTAAAAGACCCTTACCGTTGGCTTGAAGACGACCGTAGCTCAGAAACCGAAGCTTGGGTTAAAGCTCAAAATAAAGTTACACAAGCTTATCTTGACAAAATTCCCTACCGAGACCAACTCATCAAACGCTTAACAGAAATTTGGAATTACGAAAAAATTGGAGCTCCATTTTTTGAAGGTAACTATGTCTATTTTTCAAAAAATGACGGTTTGCAAAATCAATCGGTTTTATACCGTTACAAAATAGGAAAAACCGAAGCCGAAGCTGAAATATTTTTAAACCCTAATACTTTTAGTGATGATGGCACCACTTCTCTATCTTCTTTGAGTTTCTCTGAAAACGGCAAAATATCAGCACACTCTATTTCTGAAGGCGGAAGCGATTGGCGTAAAATAATAGTGATGAACACTGAAACCAAAGAAGTCATCGATGACACTATTGTTGATGTGAAGTTCAGTGGTATTTCTTGGAAAGCTAATGAAGGATTTTATTATTCCAGTTATGACAAACCAAAAGGCAGTGAGCTTTCTGCCAAAACCGATCAACACAAATTGTATTACCACAAACTTGGTACTCATCAATCAGAAGATCAGCTTATATTTGGCGGTACACTAAAAGAAAAACACCGTTATGTTTCTGGCAATGTCACTGATGACAATAAATATCTGTATATCTCCGCTCGCAAATCAACCTCGGGTAATCAACTTTTCGTTAAAGATTTAACCCAACCTGATGCTCAACCCATTCCAGTAATGGATAACTACGATAGTGATGTTGATATTCTCGACAACCAAGATGACCAAATCATCATGTACACCAATTACAATGCTCCAAACGGTAGAATTGTAAAGGCTGATTTTCCCAATCTATCTCCAGAAAATTGGACGGATCTTATTCCAGAAACAGAACACGTGTTGAGCCCATCAACAGGCGGTGGTTATATTTTTGCTGAATATATGGTTGATGCCATTTCTCAAATTAAACAATACGATAAATCTGGCAAACTTATCCGTGAAGTTAAACTGCCAGGAATAGGAACCATTAGTGGCTTTGGAGCTAAGAAAGAAGAAAAAGAATTGTATTATCGTTTTACTAATTACGTCACTCCTGGTTCAATTTATAAATACGATATTGAAAATGGAATCTCTGAACTTTATAGAAAATCTGCCATAGATTTTGATACTGAAAATTACGAAAGCCAACAAGTGTTTTACACATCCAAAGACGGTACAAAAATCCCAATGATCATCACGCATAAAAAAGGTCTAGAGTTAAATGGTCAGAATCCAACTATCTTGTATGGTTATGGCGGATTTAATATTTCACTAACACCAAGTTTTAGTACAGCCAATACCATTTGGTTAGAACAAGGCGGTATTTACGCTGTAGCTAATCTCCGAGGAGGTGGCGAATACGGCAAAGCTTGGCATAAAGCAGGCACCAAAATGCAAAAACAAAACGTCTTTGACGATTTTATTGCCGCAGGTGAATATTTAATAGAAAATAATTACACATCATCAAATTACCTTGCTATTCGTGGTGGCTCTAATGGTGGTTTGCTTGTTGGTGCAACCATGACTCAACGCCCTGATTTGATGAAAGTGGCTCTACCTGCAGTTGGCGTGCTTGATATGTTGAGATATCACACGTTTACATCTGGTGCTGGTTGGGCTTATGACTATGGCACATCAGAAGATAGTCGAGAGATGTTTGAATATTTATACAATTATTCACCCGTTCATAATGTTAAAAAGGGCATAGCTTATCCTGCAACTTTAATAACCACTGGAGATCATGATGACCGAGTTGTGCCAGCTCATAGTTTTAAATTTGTCGCTGAACTACAAGCCAAGCAAGCTGGTAATAATCCTGTTTTAATTCGTATAGAAACCGATGCAGGTCACGGTGCTGGCAAACCTACTTCAATGGTCATTGAAGAGATAGTGGATATTTTTGCCTTTACACTTTTTAATATGAAATTTGAAGAATTGCCTTACACTTATCCAGCAAAAACAAATTTGTAG
- a CDS encoding 2OG-Fe(II) oxygenase, whose amino-acid sequence MTKTLLSEQLNGSFHKAYENIISQLQNQHYAVTDDFFDEELLEHLHQHILALYQADELKKAAIGKHFDEHIKTEIRGDYIQWINDKMPNEIELRFLNHIQQFIDYLNRTCFMGILHKEFHFAVYPQGRFYKRHLDTFQNDQRRKLSIVLYLNKNWSATNGGELVIYKQTNNQENAISILPKFGRLVVFESQVLEHEVKPIKQGLRLSILGWLKVR is encoded by the coding sequence ATGACAAAAACTTTACTATCCGAACAATTAAATGGTAGTTTTCACAAGGCTTACGAAAACATCATTTCCCAACTTCAAAATCAACATTACGCTGTGACAGATGATTTTTTTGATGAAGAACTTTTAGAACACCTGCACCAGCATATTTTAGCATTATACCAAGCTGATGAACTCAAAAAAGCCGCTATCGGCAAACATTTTGACGAGCATATCAAAACTGAAATCAGGGGCGATTATATCCAATGGATCAATGATAAAATGCCAAATGAAATTGAACTTCGGTTTTTAAACCACATCCAGCAGTTTATCGATTACCTTAACCGCACCTGTTTTATGGGTATTTTGCATAAAGAATTTCACTTTGCCGTCTATCCTCAAGGTCGGTTTTATAAGCGACATCTCGATACCTTTCAAAACGATCAAAGACGAAAATTGTCGATAGTGTTATATCTCAACAAAAATTGGTCAGCTACCAATGGTGGCGAATTGGTGATTTACAAACAAACCAACAACCAAGAAAACGCCATTTCAATTCTTCCAAAATTCGGTCGTTTAGTCGTCTTTGAAAGTCAAGTTTTAGAACACGAAGTCAAACCTATCAAACAAGGTTTAAGGTTGAGCATTCTTGGTTGGTTGAAAGTGAGGTAA